The following proteins come from a genomic window of Mycobacterium sp. DL:
- a CDS encoding RND family transporter, with protein sequence MIGFWIALAVVLPTLLPTLPEVIQKQPASPLPASAPAMIANRDMAEAFPESGGSQDNVLLVLLTNEEGLGPADEEVYRTLVNRLDRSVHDVVMLQDFVSTPALRETLSSEDGKAWILPVGLAGDWGSQESLDAYTRVSGIVEQAVDGTSLTANLTGTAATVADFIDVSERDQVRIEAAIIVLLLVILLIIYRNPVTMLLPLIMIGFSLTIAQTVLAGVAGLGLSVSTQTIVFLSGMIAGAGTDYAVFLISRYHDFLRLGADSDQALKSALSSIGKVIAASAGTVGLTFLGMSFTKLDLFSTTGPALSIGIGVAFLAAVTLLPAIIVLTGRRRWIKPRRDLTTRFWRRAGIRIVRRPTANLVASLLVLAILAGCLGAVRYNYDDRKALPSSVESSVGYAAMDRHFDLSSMIPQYLLIQSPHDLRTPQALADMEQMTQRISQLPGIAAVRGVTRPNGEPLEAASTTRQAGEIGQRLDDASILIQDRSADLDRLASGSDQLAEGINTLRDQITTLMSGLSGLINTFQSIQGQFGAGTTFGQMGDAERLVGGMRSLGDTLQATFGDMAKNLEWVDPVVIALDGSPYCTGNPLCVAARDQFRLLQTARNDGTLQKAADELQSTGPLSTLSQTVTKLTQLMTSLTGSMGSLGPLGAGGGGGGQSPFGGMQEGLDTLADGGRQVADGVQQLVDQTKRMGADLGDASEFLLGMKNDAASPSMAGFYIPPQVLTSDDFKEAASFFISTDGRVARYLIQTELNPFSTAAMDQINSITDTAEGARPNTVLADATVAMTGYSATLRDARDYYNHDIRFIIGLTVIVVLLILIALLRAIVAPLYLIASVIVSYLGALGIGVIVFQFILGQELHWSVPGLAFIILVAMGADYNMLLISRIRDESPRGIRSGVIRTVGSTGGVITAAGLIFAASMFGLLFSSITTNVQAGFVVGIGILLDTFLVRTVTVPATAVLVGRANWWPSKWRPHPPPSVEPAEQLPAHAVG encoded by the coding sequence GTGATCGGATTCTGGATCGCGCTCGCCGTTGTCCTCCCGACGTTGCTCCCGACCCTGCCCGAGGTAATTCAGAAGCAGCCCGCCTCCCCGCTGCCGGCGAGCGCCCCGGCGATGATCGCGAATCGGGATATGGCGGAGGCGTTTCCCGAGTCAGGTGGTTCCCAGGACAACGTCCTGCTGGTTCTGCTGACCAACGAGGAAGGGCTGGGACCGGCCGATGAGGAGGTCTACCGAACTCTCGTCAATCGGCTGGACCGATCTGTCCACGACGTAGTGATGTTGCAGGATTTCGTATCCACACCGGCATTGCGCGAGACGCTCAGTAGCGAGGACGGCAAAGCATGGATCCTGCCGGTGGGCCTGGCAGGGGACTGGGGCTCGCAGGAATCCCTCGATGCGTACACCCGGGTCTCCGGCATCGTGGAACAGGCGGTGGATGGGACCTCCCTGACGGCGAACCTGACCGGAACAGCCGCCACCGTGGCGGATTTCATCGACGTCAGTGAACGGGATCAGGTTCGCATCGAGGCCGCGATCATCGTGCTGCTGCTCGTAATCCTCCTGATCATTTATCGAAACCCGGTCACGATGCTGCTACCGCTGATCATGATCGGCTTCTCCCTGACGATCGCCCAGACCGTCCTGGCCGGAGTGGCCGGGCTGGGGCTGTCGGTGTCGACCCAAACGATCGTCTTCCTCAGTGGGATGATCGCAGGCGCGGGAACCGATTACGCGGTCTTCCTCATCAGCCGATATCACGATTTTCTGCGACTCGGCGCGGACTCCGATCAGGCGTTGAAGAGCGCTCTGAGTTCCATCGGCAAGGTCATCGCCGCATCCGCAGGGACGGTGGGCCTCACGTTTCTCGGGATGAGCTTCACCAAGCTTGATCTGTTCTCGACTACCGGACCCGCGCTGTCCATCGGGATCGGGGTGGCGTTCCTCGCGGCGGTGACCCTGCTGCCCGCCATCATCGTGCTCACCGGACGCCGCCGATGGATCAAGCCCCGACGCGACCTCACCACACGATTCTGGCGGCGGGCCGGCATCCGGATCGTCCGCCGGCCCACGGCCAACCTGGTCGCCAGCTTGCTGGTGCTGGCGATCCTCGCCGGCTGCCTAGGGGCGGTTCGCTACAACTACGACGACCGCAAGGCATTGCCGAGTTCCGTCGAGAGCTCCGTCGGGTATGCGGCGATGGATCGACATTTTGATCTGAGTTCGATGATCCCCCAGTACCTGTTGATTCAGTCTCCGCACGATCTACGGACACCGCAGGCGCTCGCCGACATGGAGCAGATGACTCAGCGAATCAGCCAGTTGCCCGGTATCGCGGCGGTGCGCGGAGTCACCCGGCCCAATGGAGAGCCGCTGGAAGCCGCGAGCACGACACGTCAGGCCGGCGAGATCGGCCAGCGGTTGGACGACGCATCCATTCTGATTCAAGACCGAAGCGCAGATCTCGACCGACTGGCCTCGGGGTCCGATCAGTTGGCCGAGGGAATCAATACCCTTCGCGACCAGATCACCACGTTGATGAGCGGCCTCAGCGGCCTCATCAACACATTCCAGTCGATTCAGGGCCAGTTCGGCGCAGGTACGACGTTCGGCCAGATGGGCGACGCCGAACGCCTTGTCGGCGGCATGCGGTCGCTGGGCGACACGCTGCAGGCGACATTCGGCGACATGGCGAAGAATCTGGAATGGGTCGACCCCGTGGTGATCGCACTCGACGGCAGCCCGTACTGCACCGGCAATCCGCTGTGCGTCGCAGCGCGCGACCAGTTCCGTCTGCTGCAGACCGCCCGCAACGACGGCACCCTCCAGAAAGCCGCCGACGAACTGCAGTCGACCGGACCGCTGTCGACCCTGTCGCAGACGGTGACGAAGCTGACTCAATTGATGACGTCACTCACCGGGTCCATGGGCTCCCTGGGCCCGTTGGGGGCCGGCGGCGGAGGCGGTGGGCAGTCGCCGTTCGGCGGTATGCAGGAAGGTCTCGACACCCTCGCCGACGGCGGTCGGCAGGTCGCCGATGGTGTGCAGCAACTGGTGGACCAGACGAAGCGGATGGGCGCGGACCTCGGCGATGCCTCGGAGTTTCTGCTGGGCATGAAGAACGACGCCGCGAGTCCGTCGATGGCGGGCTTCTACATTCCTCCACAGGTGTTGACGTCGGACGACTTCAAAGAGGCCGCATCGTTTTTCATCTCCACTGATGGCCGAGTCGCACGCTACTTGATACAGACAGAACTGAACCCCTTCAGCACCGCCGCAATGGATCAGATCAACTCGATCACCGATACCGCGGAGGGTGCGCGACCGAATACCGTGCTGGCCGATGCCACGGTGGCGATGACGGGCTATTCGGCGACCCTGCGCGACGCGCGTGACTACTACAACCACGACATCCGGTTCATCATCGGGTTGACCGTGATCGTCGTCCTTCTCATTCTGATCGCTCTGCTGCGTGCAATCGTCGCACCGCTCTACCTGATCGCCTCGGTGATCGTGTCCTATCTGGGAGCACTCGGCATCGGCGTGATCGTCTTCCAGTTCATCCTCGGCCAGGAATTGCACTGGAGCGTGCCGGGGCTTGCCTTCATCATCTTGGTCGCCATGGGTGCGGACTACAACATGCTGCTCATCTCCCGCATTCGTGACGAATCTCCGCGTGGAATCCGTTCCGGTGTGATCCGGACCGTGGGCTCGACAGGTGGTGTGATCACAGCTGCGGGCCTGATCTTCGCCGCCTCGATGTTCGGTCTGCTGTTCTCCAGCATCACCACCAACGTCCAGGCGGGTTTCGTAGTCGGGATCGGAATCCTGCTCGACACCTTCCTGGTTCGCACCGTGACGGTCCCGGCGACTGCAGTTCTGGTCGGGCGAGCCAACTGGTGGCCGTCGAAATGGCGGCCACATCCGCCACCGTCGGTGGAACCTGCAGAGCAACTACCGGCGCACGCGGTGGGATGA
- a CDS encoding class I SAM-dependent methyltransferase, with product MTDTGAQRPVDPVSGRGEKVDFTGVRWKSVEWTNLCLLYLRACESRLPQPILGDQFAARDVARIEYDFKRIHRVVRPEINQFMVALRSAQFDTLITDYLHRHPDAVVLHLGCGLHSRAFRLATENAPWFDVDLPNVIALRRRLYSESDTYRMVGSSVTDPGWIDQLPIGGPVLIVAEGLLMYLTPAETAALLHRLVDRFDTGELLADLLSKWGPRLSTVFTSGLIKWGTGDGVEIPQWDSRLHLIDDSPIMAGYEKIPTATARLLYRIQYGIPMIRNYDRLFRFAF from the coding sequence GTGACGGACACCGGAGCACAGCGGCCGGTCGACCCGGTGAGCGGTCGGGGCGAGAAGGTGGACTTCACCGGCGTGCGGTGGAAATCCGTGGAGTGGACGAACCTGTGTCTGCTCTACCTACGGGCTTGCGAGAGTCGATTACCCCAACCGATCCTCGGCGACCAGTTCGCCGCGCGAGACGTGGCGCGTATCGAATACGACTTCAAGCGGATTCACCGAGTGGTTCGCCCGGAGATCAACCAGTTCATGGTGGCGTTGCGCAGCGCCCAATTCGACACCTTGATCACCGATTACCTACACCGCCATCCCGACGCCGTTGTGCTCCACCTGGGATGCGGATTACACAGTCGCGCCTTCCGCCTCGCTACGGAGAACGCGCCGTGGTTCGACGTCGATCTGCCCAACGTCATCGCGCTGCGCCGCCGGCTGTACTCCGAATCAGACACCTACCGGATGGTCGGGTCCTCGGTGACCGATCCCGGCTGGATCGATCAGCTACCCATTGGCGGTCCCGTTCTCATCGTCGCCGAAGGCCTGTTGATGTACCTGACCCCGGCCGAGACAGCCGCGCTGCTCCACAGATTGGTGGACCGATTCGACACCGGAGAGCTGCTCGCGGACCTGCTGTCGAAGTGGGGGCCGCGCCTGTCCACCGTCTTCACTTCCGGCCTCATCAAGTGGGGCACCGGCGACGGCGTGGAGATCCCGCAATGGGATTCCCGGCTGCATCTCATCGACGACAGCCCCATCATGGCGGGCTACGAGAAGATCCCCACCGCCACAGCACGTTTGCTGTACCGGATCCAGTACGGCATCCCGATGATCCGAAACTACGATCGACTCTTCCGTTTTGCGTTCTGA
- a CDS encoding MbtH family protein, giving the protein MSVNPFDDETGTFLVLVNDEEQHSLWPSFADVPAGWRVVFGEADRAACLDYIEQNWTDIRPKTLRDRLADNKG; this is encoded by the coding sequence ATGAGCGTCAATCCGTTCGACGATGAAACCGGCACCTTCCTCGTCCTGGTGAACGACGAGGAGCAACACAGCCTGTGGCCGTCCTTCGCTGATGTTCCGGCCGGTTGGCGGGTGGTCTTCGGCGAGGCGGACCGCGCCGCCTGCCTGGATTACATCGAGCAGAACTGGACGGACATCCGGCCAAAGACGCTGCGCGACAGGCTCGCAGACAACAAGGGCTAA
- the pks2 gene encoding type I polyketide synthase, producing the protein MACRLPGGIDSPEQLWQALLRGDDLVTEVPPDRWDADEYYDPQPGVPGRSVTKWGGFLDDVAGFDSDFFGINEREATAIDPQHRLLLETSWEAIEHAGLTREMMLDSLTGVFVGLTHGDYQLLAADADAVEAPYGFTGSSFSLASGRIAYALGLHGPALTVDTACSSGLTAVHLACHSLIDGESDLALAGGAAVILDPRKLVAGSAEGMLSPTGKCHAFDVAADGFVSSEGCVVVLLKRLPDALRDGDRILALIRGTAANQDGRTATIATPSVTAQTAVYRSALAAAGVDARSVGMVEAHGPGTPVGDPIEYASLADVYGTEGPCALATLKTNFGHAQSAAGTLGLMKAILALQHGVVPRNLHFDRLPDEMAAIDTQLFVPQVVTEWPTNGRHPRRAAASSYGLSGTNVHAIVEQAPETAESQVVQVDPPVRSPLLFPLSSTSADGLRHTAGRLADWATTHREVTLPDLAYTLARRRGHRPVRTAVIAGNRSDLAAALRDVADGDAPFEPAVGQDDRGPVWVFSGQGSQWAQMGTELLATEPVFASTVAAAEPLIVSEAGFSVTEAMTAQQPVTGIDLIQPTLFTVQVALAETMLSYGVRPGAVIGHSLGEVAAAVVAGALSLEDGVRVICRRSRLMSRIAGAGAMASVELPAQQVLSELIHRGVDDAVVAVVASPQSTVIGGAKHTVQGLVAAWQQRDVMAREIAVDVASHSPQVDPILAELSDALAELQPMTPKVPFYSATLYDPREQPVCDAEYWADNLRHMVRFAPAVQAALEDGFRVFAELAPHPLLTHAVEQTARGLDMSSAALACMRREQAQPNGLRGFVVDLHSAGAAVDFSALYPSGNLVDAPLPTWTHRRLLFSRGAQDSLTHGGCTLSVHPLLGAHVQLQEEPERHAWQAEVGTLAQPWLGDHRVRNVAVMPGAAYCEMALAAADAVLGDASEVRDIRFEQALLLDAETTVGSSAAMSSPGVFDFAVETNRGGEPARQASAVLQTAEQKPSAAQDIAALLAAHPCHRRGDEVRTQLELRGIRYGPAFGGLGAVHTGEETSGTVLVEVALPRQIRSQQDAYGVHPALLDVCFQSVAAHPAVAALGDDVLALPLGVRRLRSYGTARSARYCYTRVTRADAAGVDADLEVLDEHGTVLLAVQGLQLSTAASGAGHRDRMLADRLLSIEWRRQELSEAERAATGTWLLINTTPEDTTAASWMATLKTHGAQCKTMQWPRTADHANHGAKLADQLRAGGIAGVVVFAGPERTDDGDQSPRDGVECVRHLVRVLRRLPETPGELPRLYVATRGAQTVVAGDMANLEQAGLRGLIRVIGTEHPQLHLTHIDVDDATDPDQPVRELLSGSDEDETAWRDGVWFAARLIPDPLGPDDRRTFVGDQQHDGMRLQIRVPGDLETMELVSCQRVPPGPGQIEVAVSASSINFADVLVAFGRYPAFDGQLPQLGTDFTGVVTAVGSDVTAHKVGDHVGGLCADGCWATFITCDAALAVTLPAGLSDEQGAAVTTAHATAWYGLHDLARIGRGDKVLIHSGTGGVGQAAIAIARAAGADIFATAGSERRRQLLLDMGIEHVYDSRSIEFAEQIRRDTGGYGVDVVLNSATGAAQRAGLDLLALGGRFVEIGKRDIYGDTKLGLFPFRRNLAFFAVDLGLLAYSRPDRLRDLLTKVYQLSADGVLPVPQSTHHPLADAATAIRLMSSAQHTGKLVLEIPHTGRRRVMVPPDQATVFRHDGAYIVTGGLGGLGLFLAGKMATGGCGRIVLCSRSRPTTEALEAILAMDTDVVVECGDIAEPGTAKRLVATATATGLPLRGVLHAGAVVEDATLANITDEIIDHNWAPKVHGAWNLHTAATGQPLDWFCSFSSAAALVGSPGQGAYAAANSWLDAFTHWRRAQGLPATAIAWGAWAEIGRATAFAESSGVAIAPDEGAYALETLLRHNRCHAGYAPITGAPWLTAFAERSPFAEAFRSGAHDAAMTNRLRAELDALPPAEWPARVRRLVSDQVGLILRRSVDPDRPLSGYGLDSLGALELRTRVENETGVRLSSTDIATITIRGLAELLCTKLASRDAA; encoded by the coding sequence ATGGCCTGTCGCCTTCCCGGGGGGATCGACTCTCCCGAACAGTTGTGGCAGGCCCTACTGCGCGGTGACGATCTGGTCACCGAGGTGCCGCCAGACCGGTGGGACGCCGACGAGTACTACGACCCCCAACCGGGGGTGCCCGGGCGGTCGGTGACGAAGTGGGGTGGGTTCCTCGACGACGTCGCAGGCTTCGATTCCGACTTCTTCGGGATCAACGAACGCGAGGCGACGGCGATCGATCCACAGCACAGGCTGCTGCTGGAGACCTCCTGGGAGGCTATCGAGCACGCCGGCCTCACCCGGGAGATGATGCTCGATTCGCTGACCGGGGTTTTTGTCGGCCTGACGCACGGCGACTACCAACTGCTGGCGGCAGATGCGGACGCTGTCGAGGCGCCGTACGGCTTCACGGGCAGCAGCTTCAGTTTGGCCTCCGGGCGGATTGCCTACGCCCTGGGGCTTCACGGTCCCGCATTGACGGTGGACACCGCGTGTTCGTCCGGGCTGACCGCGGTACATCTGGCCTGTCACAGTCTGATCGACGGAGAGAGCGACCTCGCGCTGGCAGGGGGCGCTGCCGTGATCCTGGATCCGCGCAAGCTCGTCGCGGGGTCGGCGGAGGGCATGCTGTCCCCCACCGGAAAATGCCATGCGTTCGATGTCGCGGCGGACGGCTTTGTGTCCTCGGAGGGATGCGTCGTCGTACTACTCAAACGGCTGCCCGATGCGTTGCGCGACGGCGACCGGATCCTGGCACTGATCCGCGGCACCGCCGCCAACCAGGACGGCCGCACGGCGACCATCGCCACCCCGTCGGTGACAGCGCAGACCGCCGTGTACCGGTCGGCGTTGGCGGCCGCCGGCGTCGACGCCCGCAGCGTCGGCATGGTAGAGGCGCACGGTCCCGGTACACCGGTCGGTGATCCGATCGAATACGCAAGCCTGGCAGACGTTTACGGTACCGAGGGGCCCTGCGCGCTGGCCACGCTGAAGACGAACTTCGGCCATGCCCAGTCGGCCGCCGGAACGCTCGGGCTGATGAAAGCGATCCTCGCCCTGCAGCATGGCGTGGTTCCGCGGAATCTTCACTTCGACCGACTGCCGGACGAGATGGCCGCAATCGACACCCAGCTGTTCGTCCCACAGGTGGTCACGGAGTGGCCCACCAACGGCCGACACCCCCGTCGCGCGGCGGCGTCGTCGTACGGACTCTCGGGAACCAACGTGCACGCCATCGTCGAGCAGGCACCGGAAACCGCTGAATCACAGGTTGTCCAGGTCGATCCTCCGGTGAGGTCGCCACTGCTGTTCCCGCTGTCGTCAACCTCCGCCGACGGCCTTCGCCACACCGCCGGCCGGCTGGCCGACTGGGCGACGACACACCGGGAAGTGACGCTGCCGGATCTGGCCTACACCCTGGCCCGTCGACGCGGCCACCGTCCCGTTCGTACCGCCGTCATCGCCGGGAACCGGTCGGATCTCGCGGCGGCGCTCCGCGACGTCGCCGACGGTGACGCCCCGTTTGAACCTGCAGTGGGGCAGGACGATCGCGGCCCGGTATGGGTGTTCTCCGGGCAGGGCTCGCAGTGGGCCCAGATGGGCACCGAGTTACTGGCGACCGAACCGGTCTTCGCAAGCACGGTCGCGGCGGCCGAGCCTCTGATTGTCTCCGAGGCCGGATTCTCGGTGACCGAGGCGATGACCGCCCAGCAGCCTGTGACGGGCATCGACCTAATCCAGCCGACCCTGTTCACCGTGCAGGTCGCCCTGGCCGAGACCATGCTTTCCTACGGCGTGCGTCCGGGCGCGGTCATCGGGCATTCCCTCGGCGAGGTCGCAGCAGCGGTCGTCGCCGGAGCTCTCTCGCTCGAGGACGGAGTGCGCGTCATCTGCCGGCGCTCGCGGCTGATGTCCCGCATTGCCGGCGCGGGCGCCATGGCATCGGTGGAACTGCCTGCCCAGCAGGTGCTGTCCGAGCTCATCCATCGTGGTGTCGACGACGCCGTGGTGGCGGTCGTGGCGTCGCCACAATCCACCGTGATCGGCGGCGCCAAGCACACCGTGCAGGGACTGGTCGCGGCCTGGCAGCAACGCGACGTAATGGCCCGCGAGATCGCAGTCGACGTCGCCTCACACTCCCCCCAGGTCGATCCGATTCTCGCCGAGCTGAGCGATGCGCTCGCCGAGTTGCAACCGATGACGCCGAAGGTTCCCTTTTATTCGGCAACCCTCTACGACCCGCGCGAGCAACCCGTCTGTGACGCCGAATACTGGGCGGACAATCTGCGCCACATGGTGCGGTTTGCGCCGGCGGTGCAGGCCGCCCTTGAGGATGGCTTCCGCGTCTTCGCCGAGTTGGCCCCGCACCCGCTGCTCACGCACGCTGTCGAACAGACCGCCCGCGGACTCGACATGTCATCGGCGGCGCTGGCCTGCATGCGCCGCGAGCAGGCTCAACCGAACGGTTTGCGCGGCTTCGTCGTCGACCTGCACAGCGCAGGAGCTGCGGTCGACTTCTCCGCGCTCTACCCGAGCGGAAACCTGGTGGACGCACCGCTGCCGACCTGGACCCACCGACGCTTACTCTTCAGCCGCGGAGCTCAGGATTCCCTGACCCACGGTGGCTGCACTTTGTCGGTGCATCCGCTGTTGGGCGCGCACGTGCAGTTGCAGGAGGAACCGGAGCGCCATGCCTGGCAGGCCGAGGTGGGCACCCTCGCACAGCCGTGGCTGGGCGATCACCGTGTCCGAAATGTGGCGGTGATGCCGGGGGCCGCCTACTGCGAGATGGCACTTGCAGCCGCAGACGCCGTGCTGGGCGACGCCTCGGAGGTCCGCGACATCCGTTTCGAACAGGCGTTGCTGCTGGACGCGGAGACCACAGTCGGCTCTTCGGCGGCGATGTCATCGCCGGGTGTCTTCGATTTCGCCGTGGAGACCAATCGGGGCGGCGAACCGGCGCGCCAGGCTTCCGCCGTCCTGCAGACTGCAGAGCAGAAGCCGTCGGCTGCACAGGACATCGCGGCGTTACTCGCCGCACACCCGTGCCATCGACGCGGCGACGAGGTGCGCACACAGTTGGAGTTGCGCGGGATTCGATACGGTCCGGCCTTCGGTGGTCTGGGTGCGGTGCACACCGGCGAGGAAACATCCGGCACCGTCCTGGTCGAGGTTGCGCTACCCCGCCAGATCAGGTCCCAACAAGACGCCTACGGCGTTCACCCGGCACTGCTGGATGTCTGTTTCCAGTCTGTCGCAGCACATCCTGCAGTCGCGGCCCTGGGCGACGACGTGCTGGCACTGCCGCTGGGCGTTCGGCGGCTACGCTCCTACGGTACGGCCCGAAGCGCCCGCTACTGCTACACACGGGTGACCAGAGCCGACGCCGCAGGGGTCGATGCGGACCTCGAGGTTCTCGACGAACACGGAACAGTCCTGCTCGCCGTGCAGGGGCTGCAGCTGAGCACCGCGGCCTCGGGGGCCGGCCACCGCGACCGGATGCTCGCCGACAGATTGCTGAGCATCGAATGGCGCCGGCAGGAACTGTCCGAGGCGGAGCGCGCCGCCACCGGCACCTGGCTGCTGATCAACACCACCCCCGAGGACACCACCGCCGCGTCGTGGATGGCAACGCTGAAAACACATGGTGCACAGTGTAAAACGATGCAGTGGCCGCGAACTGCCGATCATGCCAACCACGGCGCCAAGCTTGCCGATCAGCTGCGCGCCGGTGGGATCGCGGGTGTTGTGGTGTTCGCCGGCCCAGAGAGGACCGATGACGGGGATCAGTCCCCGCGCGATGGTGTCGAGTGCGTGCGGCATCTGGTCCGAGTCCTCCGTCGACTGCCCGAAACTCCCGGCGAACTCCCCCGCCTGTACGTCGCGACGCGCGGTGCTCAGACCGTGGTGGCCGGTGACATGGCGAATCTGGAGCAGGCCGGGCTGCGTGGTCTCATCCGGGTCATCGGGACCGAACATCCTCAGCTGCATCTGACTCACATCGACGTGGACGACGCCACCGATCCCGATCAACCAGTGCGGGAACTGCTCAGCGGGTCGGACGAGGACGAGACCGCCTGGCGCGATGGCGTGTGGTTTGCGGCGCGGCTGATCCCCGATCCGCTGGGTCCGGACGACCGCAGGACATTCGTCGGCGACCAGCAACACGATGGGATGCGACTGCAGATCCGAGTACCGGGTGATCTGGAGACGATGGAACTCGTTTCCTGCCAGAGGGTTCCGCCGGGACCCGGTCAGATCGAGGTTGCGGTCAGCGCGTCCAGCATCAACTTCGCCGACGTTCTCGTGGCGTTCGGACGCTACCCGGCATTCGACGGGCAGCTACCACAGCTGGGAACCGACTTCACCGGAGTGGTGACCGCTGTCGGATCGGACGTGACCGCACACAAGGTGGGCGATCACGTCGGTGGGCTGTGTGCCGACGGCTGCTGGGCGACCTTCATCACGTGCGACGCAGCACTGGCGGTCACCCTCCCCGCGGGTCTTTCCGACGAGCAAGGTGCCGCGGTGACGACCGCGCACGCCACCGCCTGGTACGGCCTGCACGACCTGGCCCGGATCGGGCGCGGGGACAAGGTGTTGATCCACTCCGGAACCGGAGGCGTCGGACAGGCCGCCATTGCCATCGCCCGCGCGGCCGGGGCGGATATCTTCGCTACCGCGGGTAGTGAACGGCGTCGACAGTTGTTGCTCGACATGGGTATCGAGCACGTGTACGACTCGCGAAGCATCGAGTTCGCCGAGCAGATTCGTCGCGACACCGGCGGCTACGGCGTCGACGTCGTGCTCAACTCTGCGACCGGCGCCGCCCAGCGCGCCGGGTTGGATTTGCTGGCGCTCGGCGGCCGCTTCGTCGAGATCGGTAAGCGCGACATCTACGGCGACACCAAGCTCGGGCTGTTCCCGTTCCGGCGCAATCTCGCGTTCTTTGCCGTCGATCTGGGGTTGCTCGCATACAGCCGACCCGACCGGCTGCGAGACCTTTTGACAAAGGTGTACCAACTCAGCGCAGACGGCGTGCTGCCGGTGCCCCAGAGCACGCACCACCCGCTTGCGGACGCCGCCACGGCGATCCGATTGATGAGCAGCGCTCAACACACGGGCAAGCTCGTGCTCGAGATCCCCCACACCGGCCGCCGCCGCGTGATGGTCCCGCCGGATCAAGCAACGGTGTTCCGTCACGACGGTGCCTACATCGTCACCGGCGGCCTGGGTGGCCTGGGACTGTTCCTGGCCGGGAAGATGGCAACGGGCGGTTGTGGCCGCATCGTGCTGTGCTCGCGCTCGCGCCCTACGACCGAAGCACTCGAGGCGATCCTCGCGATGGACACCGACGTCGTGGTGGAATGCGGCGACATCGCCGAACCCGGAACGGCGAAGCGCTTGGTCGCCACGGCGACCGCCACCGGCCTTCCCCTGCGCGGTGTACTCCACGCGGGCGCGGTGGTCGAGGACGCCACGCTGGCGAACATCACAGACGAGATCATCGACCACAACTGGGCACCAAAAGTTCACGGCGCGTGGAACCTGCACACGGCCGCCACCGGCCAGCCGTTGGACTGGTTCTGCTCGTTCTCCTCGGCGGCTGCCCTGGTGGGCTCGCCCGGGCAGGGTGCCTACGCCGCGGCCAACAGCTGGCTGGATGCCTTCACCCACTGGAGGCGTGCGCAGGGCCTTCCGGCCACCGCCATCGCCTGGGGTGCCTGGGCCGAGATCGGCCGAGCTACGGCTTTCGCGGAGAGCTCAGGGGTGGCGATCGCTCCCGACGAGGGCGCCTATGCGCTGGAAACACTTCTGCGCCATAACCGTTGTCATGCCGGCTACGCACCGATCACCGGCGCACCGTGGCTGACGGCCTTCGCCGAACGTAGCCCGTTCGCTGAAGCGTTCCGCTCCGGCGCCCACGACGCAGCAATGACGAACAGACTGCGGGCCGAACTCGACGCGCTGCCGCCGGCCGAGTGGCCTGCCCGAGTGCGGCGTCTGGTCTCCGATCAGGTCGGCCTGATTCTGCGCCGCAGCGTTGATCCCGACCGGCCACTGTCCGGGTACGGGCTCGATTCACTGGGCGCACTCGAACTGCGCACCCGCGTCGAAAACGAGACAGGAGTGCGTCTGTCATCCACCGACATCGCCACGATCACCATTCGCGGTCTGGCGGAGCTGCTGTGCACAAAGCTGGCGTCCCGGGACGCCGCTTGA